The Gemmatimonadaceae bacterium DNA segment TCGAAGTCAATTGCGAGACCGACTTCGTGGGCCGCAACGACGAGTTCGTCGCACTGTCCAAGAAGCTCGCCGAGCACGTGGGCCAGGATGCCGCGGTGGACGGCCTCGTGGCCGTGGGCGCCGAGGGCGCCTACCTCGCGACCCCCTGGTACGCCGACAAGGCGCAGACCGTGGGCGACATCGTCAAGGCCGCCTCGGCCAAGACGGGCGAGAAGGTCGAGCTGCGCCGCATCGCGCGCTTCGCGACTAGCGGCGTCGCGGGCAGCTACCTGCACTTCAACGGCAAGGCCGGCGTGATCGTCGAAGTCGCCGGGGGCAATGGCGAGCAGGCCCTCGAGCTCGGCAAGCACGTGGCTGAGCACGTCGCGGCTGGCGTGCCGGTCGTCGCGATTGCCGTGGATAAGGACGGCGTCAGCCAGGAGTTCCTCGCCAAGGAGCGCGAGATCTTCGTGGCGCAGGCCGTCGAGAGCGGCAAGCCCGAGGCCATCGCGCAGAAGATGGTCGAGGGGCGCATCCAGAAGCTGCTGAGCGAGGTCACCCTCGTCGGCCAGCCCTGGGTCCGCGATGACAAGCAGACGGTGGGCGACCTCGTGGCCGCGACGGCCAAGGCCGCCGGTGCGCCGCTGGCCGTGAAGCGCTTCGTGCGCTTCAAGATGGGCGAGGCTTAATCCCAGGATCCCGAATGGCGCTCAAGTATCCCCGAGTCCTGCTCAAGCTCTCCGGCGAGGCCCTCGCCGGAGACAAGGGCTTCGGCTTCGATTTTGACACCATTCGGGAGTTCGCCCGGCAGGTGAAGGCCATCACCGAAATGGGCGCGCAGGTGGGGATGGTGATCGGCGGCGGCAACATCGTCCGTGGGTCGCAGATCTCCAAGATGGGGATGGACCGCGTCTCGGCGGACTATATGGGGATGCTGGGCACGGTCATCAACGCGCTGGCCTTCCAGGACGTGCTCGAGCGCGAAGGCCTCGACACGCGCGTGATGACGGCGATCCGGATGGAAGAGATCGCCGAGCCGTACATCCGGCGCCGCGCCATCCGCCACCTCGAGAAGGGCCGGGCCGTAATCTTCGCGGCCGGCACGGGCAATCCGTACTTCTCCACGGACACGGCAGCGGTGCTCCGCGCCATCCAGATGAAGGCCGACGTCATCATCAAGGCCACCAGCGTGGACGGCGTGTATAACGCTGACCCCAAGAAGGATCCCAAGGCAGAGAAGTTCGATGCGATTTCCTATATGGACGTTGTGAGCAAGGAGCTCAAGGTGATGGACCACACGGCCATCACGCTCAGCAAGGAGAACAACCTCCCGCTCATCGTCCTCAACATCCACACGAAGGGTGTCGTCGCCGCCGCGTTGCGGGGCGAGCCCGTGGGGACCCTCGTCTCATGATCCAGAACATCCTGAAGGACTGCCGCGCGGCGATGGACAAGGGCGTCGATGCCGCCAAGCGCGAGTTCGCCTCGGTGCGCTCGGGCAAGGCCTCGCCGGCGATGCTCGACACGGTGAAGGTCGAGATGTACGGCCAGCTGATGGCGATGAACCAGTGCGCCAACGTCTCGGCGCCGGAGCCCCGCCTGCTGCTGGTGACGCCCTTCGACAAAGGCCAGGTGAAGGCGGTGGAGAAGGCGATCCGCGAGTCGAATCTCGGTCTCGACCCGGCGGTGCAGGGCCATCAGATCCGCGTGCCGCTGCCGGCGATGAACGAGCAGCGTCGCAAGGAACTGGCCAAGCAACTGCACAAGTACGCCGAGGACGGCCGCATCGCGGTGCGTCACGCGCGCACGGCGGCCCGCGACGCGCTCAAGAAGCTCAGCGGCGTGTCCGAGGACGACGTGAAGCACGCCGAGAAGGACCTGCAGAAGTTGCACGACGAGGAGATCGTGAAGATCGACGCGGCCCTGAAGGCGAAGGAAGCCGAGATTATGGAGGTCTGAGCCACCGGCTCAGGCCCTCTGCGCTATGACCGCTCCCGAGCTGCTCGCGAAGATCCGCCTGCACGGCGTGGTGCCGCGGCACGTGGCCATCATTATGGATGGCAACGGACGCTGGGCACGGGAGCGTATGCTGCCGCGCCCCGTCGGCCACCGCAACGGGATGAAGGCCGTGCGCGAAGTGGTCGAGGGCGCGATCGAAGTCGGCCTCGAGGCGCTGTCGCTGTTCGCCTTCTCGCAGGAGAACTGGCAGCGGCCGGAAGGCGAAGTCACGGCGCTGATGTCGCTGCTCGAGGAGTACATCCAGAAGGAAGCGGACGAACTGCACGCCCAGGGCGTGAAGGTGCAGATGCTCGGCGACCTCACGCGCCTCGCGCCGGCGGCCAAGGCCGCGGTGGACCGCGTCGTCGCGCAGACGGCGCACAACGGCAAGTTGACGCTCAACCTGTTCATCTCGTACGGCTCGCGGGCGGAGCTCGTGCGCGCCACCCAGATGATCGCCGAGGACGTCGCGGCCGGGCGGCTGGCGCCGTCGCAGGTGGACGAAGCCGCGATCGCCGAGCGGCTCTACACCAATGGCTGCCCCGATCCCGACCTGCTGATCCGGACCTCGGGCGAACGGCGCATCAGCAACTTCCTGCTCTGGCAGGTGGCGTACGCGGAGCTGTTCATCTCGCCCGTGCTCTGGCCGGACTGGTCACGCACCAACCTGTACGAAGCCATCCTCGACTTCCAGCAACGCGACCGCCGGTTCGGAAAGGTCGCCGTCTGAGGCCCGCGTGAGCGAGCTCGCCAAGCGCATTGCGTTCGCGGTGGTCGCCATCCCGGTGGTGGCCGCCAGCGTGTACTTCGGGGACGCGCCGCTGGCCGTCCTGCTGTCAATCGCCTCCGCCTTGGCCGCCTGGGAGTATGCGCGGCTCGCCGAGGCGGCTGGCGCGCGGCCGATGGGCAAGTGGACCATCGTCCTCGCGGCGCTGATCCCGCTGGCGCTGCACGCGCTGCGGCTTGGGTATCGGATCCCGGGCATCGCCTGGATCGCGATGCTGATTCCGCTGCTGCTGTCCATCGCGCTGTTCACGCGCGGCAGCGCCGGCAAGCCGATCGAGAGCGTCGCGACCACGCTCTTCGGCGTGTGGTACACCGGCGGGATGCTCGCCTTCGTATATGCGCTGCGCTACCACCGCTTTGCCATCACGGCCGTCGCGGGCTCGCTCCTGGTCGCGCTGCCGGTGCTGCTCACCTGGCTCAATGACAGCGGCGCGTTCTTCTTCGGCAAGAAGTTCGGCAAGGCGAAGCTGATGCCGAGCGTGAGCCCGGGGAAGACCTGGGCTGGTGCCTGGGGAGCCTTGGGCACGACGATCGTCTGCACATACCTGATCTCGCAGTTCGTGCTGCGGCCCTATGCGGGCCTGGCGTTGACGTTGCCGGGCGTGGTGCTCTTCGGCGCCGCGATCAGCGTGGCGGCGCAGGTGGGAGACCTCGTGGAGTCGATGCTCAAGCGCGAGGCCGGCGTGAAGGACAGCTCGACGCTGATTCCCGGCCACGGCGGTGTGCTCGACCGCACGGATTCGCTGCTGTTCACGGTGCCGATCGCCTACGTCTTGCTCGAGCAATTGCTCGTGGTGGCGCGATGACTCCCACGGCGCCCGTCGGCATCGCGCTGCTCGGGGCCACGGGCAGCATCGGCGAGACGACGCAGCGAGTGGTGGCGCGGCATCCGGAGCGGTTTCGCTTCGCGGCGATGACGGCCAATGGCAACGTCGACGCGCTGCAGCAGGCCGTCGCGCAGTGGTCGCCCGCCTATGCCGGCGTCGTGGACGCGAAGGCGCGCGAAGTGCCAGCCGGCTGGGGCCGCGGGCCCGAGTGCCTCGTCGAGGCGGCGCAACATCCCGAGGCCGCAATCGTGCTCAATGCCGTGGTCGGCGCCGCCGGGCTCGACGCCACGCTGGCGGCGCTAGGCGCGGGAAAGCGCGTCGCCCTGGCCAACAAGGAAACGCTGGTGATCGGCGGCGCGCTGGTGCAGAGTGCCGCCAAGGCGCACGGCGGCAGCGTCATCCCCGTGGACTCCGAGCACTCGGCGTTGTTGCAGTGCCTCGCGGGGCGCGTGGGAACCAGCGGTGACGGCTTGCTGCCGGTGCAGGGCATCCGGCGCTTCGTCATCACGGCCAGCGGCGGCCCCTTCCGCACCTGGGACGCCGCGCGCATCCGCGAGGCCAGCATCAGCGAGGCGCTGAACCATCCGACCTGGGCGATGGGCAAGAAGATCACGATCGACTCGGCGTCCCTGGCCAACAAGGCGCTCGAGGTCATCGAGGCGCACGTGCTCTTCGGTGTACCCTACGAGAAGATCGAAGTGGTCGTGCACCCGCAGAGCATCGTCCATTCGATGGTCGAGTTCGAGGACGGGAGCGTGCTGGCGCAGATGGGGGTTCCTTCGATGGAGCTGCCGGTGCTCTATGCGCTGAGCTACCCCGAACGGCTGGAGGATGCGGGGGTACCACGCTTCGACCCGGTGGCGCAGTCGCCGCTGACCTTCGAGCCCGTGCGGCACGAGGTGTTCCCGACGCTCGGGCTGGGCGTCGCGGCGGGCAAGCAGGGTGGGGCAGCACCGGCGGTGTTCAACGCGGCCAACGAGGCTGCGGTGGCGCGGGTGCTGGAAGGGTCGCTCAAGTTCGCACGTATTCCCGTGGCCATCGAGCGTGCCTTGGCGCAGCTCGC contains these protein-coding regions:
- the dxr gene encoding 1-deoxy-D-xylulose-5-phosphate reductoisomerase, giving the protein MTPTAPVGIALLGATGSIGETTQRVVARHPERFRFAAMTANGNVDALQQAVAQWSPAYAGVVDAKAREVPAGWGRGPECLVEAAQHPEAAIVLNAVVGAAGLDATLAALGAGKRVALANKETLVIGGALVQSAAKAHGGSVIPVDSEHSALLQCLAGRVGTSGDGLLPVQGIRRFVITASGGPFRTWDAARIREASISEALNHPTWAMGKKITIDSASLANKALEVIEAHVLFGVPYEKIEVVVHPQSIVHSMVEFEDGSVLAQMGVPSMELPVLYALSYPERLEDAGVPRFDPVAQSPLTFEPVRHEVFPTLGLGVAAGKQGGAAPAVFNAANEAAVARVLEGSLKFARIPVAIERALAQLAGAAGVDRDSLLAADAAARRIVQEMA
- the pyrH gene encoding UMP kinase; amino-acid sequence: MALKYPRVLLKLSGEALAGDKGFGFDFDTIREFARQVKAITEMGAQVGMVIGGGNIVRGSQISKMGMDRVSADYMGMLGTVINALAFQDVLEREGLDTRVMTAIRMEEIAEPYIRRRAIRHLEKGRAVIFAAGTGNPYFSTDTAAVLRAIQMKADVIIKATSVDGVYNADPKKDPKAEKFDAISYMDVVSKELKVMDHTAITLSKENNLPLIVLNIHTKGVVAAALRGEPVGTLVS
- the frr gene encoding ribosome recycling factor, which gives rise to MIQNILKDCRAAMDKGVDAAKREFASVRSGKASPAMLDTVKVEMYGQLMAMNQCANVSAPEPRLLLVTPFDKGQVKAVEKAIRESNLGLDPAVQGHQIRVPLPAMNEQRRKELAKQLHKYAEDGRIAVRHARTAARDALKKLSGVSEDDVKHAEKDLQKLHDEEIVKIDAALKAKEAEIMEV
- the tsf gene encoding translation elongation factor Ts; the encoded protein is MSATQISAKDVAELRARTGAGMMDCKKALEEANGDMNAAVDILRKKGIAKADKRADRAASEGQIVIWTNADASVAAMIEVNCETDFVGRNDEFVALSKKLAEHVGQDAAVDGLVAVGAEGAYLATPWYADKAQTVGDIVKAASAKTGEKVELRRIARFATSGVAGSYLHFNGKAGVIVEVAGGNGEQALELGKHVAEHVAAGVPVVAIAVDKDGVSQEFLAKEREIFVAQAVESGKPEAIAQKMVEGRIQKLLSEVTLVGQPWVRDDKQTVGDLVAATAKAAGAPLAVKRFVRFKMGEA
- a CDS encoding isoprenyl transferase; its protein translation is MTAPELLAKIRLHGVVPRHVAIIMDGNGRWARERMLPRPVGHRNGMKAVREVVEGAIEVGLEALSLFAFSQENWQRPEGEVTALMSLLEEYIQKEADELHAQGVKVQMLGDLTRLAPAAKAAVDRVVAQTAHNGKLTLNLFISYGSRAELVRATQMIAEDVAAGRLAPSQVDEAAIAERLYTNGCPDPDLLIRTSGERRISNFLLWQVAYAELFISPVLWPDWSRTNLYEAILDFQQRDRRFGKVAV
- a CDS encoding phosphatidate cytidylyltransferase, with the protein product MSELAKRIAFAVVAIPVVAASVYFGDAPLAVLLSIASALAAWEYARLAEAAGARPMGKWTIVLAALIPLALHALRLGYRIPGIAWIAMLIPLLLSIALFTRGSAGKPIESVATTLFGVWYTGGMLAFVYALRYHRFAITAVAGSLLVALPVLLTWLNDSGAFFFGKKFGKAKLMPSVSPGKTWAGAWGALGTTIVCTYLISQFVLRPYAGLALTLPGVVLFGAAISVAAQVGDLVESMLKREAGVKDSSTLIPGHGGVLDRTDSLLFTVPIAYVLLEQLLVVAR